From one Candidatus Latescibacterota bacterium genomic stretch:
- a CDS encoding mobile mystery protein B, with the protein MKMNYPEGASSFSPEELNELLIPTISNREELDRWEQDNILKAVDWVNKVEPDEILSESFMRRLHKEMFGDVWSWAGKFRRSDKNIGVDWKVISVELKNLIDDVRCWLENDSLSADEIGTRFHHRLVQIHLFPNGNGRHARLATDLLMEKILRVSRFSWGGKNLSEEGECRRRYIDSLRQADAGHYEALIEFVRS; encoded by the coding sequence ATGAAGATGAATTATCCGGAAGGAGCATCTTCCTTTAGCCCGGAAGAGCTGAATGAGCTTCTCATCCCGACCATCTCGAACAGGGAAGAGCTGGACAGGTGGGAGCAGGATAATATTTTGAAAGCGGTCGACTGGGTCAATAAGGTCGAACCAGATGAAATATTGTCTGAATCTTTCATGAGAAGACTTCATAAGGAGATGTTCGGCGATGTCTGGAGCTGGGCAGGGAAGTTCAGGCGAAGCGACAAGAATATAGGAGTGGATTGGAAAGTCATCTCTGTCGAATTGAAGAATTTGATAGATGATGTCAGGTGCTGGCTGGAGAATGATTCGCTATCAGCCGACGAGATAGGCACGAGGTTCCACCACAGGCTGGTCCAGATCCACCTGTTTCCAAACGGCAACGGCAGGCACGCGCGGCTGGCGACCGATCTGCTGATGGAAAAAATATTAAGAGTCAGCAGGTTTTCCTGGGGAGGGAAGAACCTTTCCGAGGAGGGGGAATGCCGGCGCAGGTATATTGATTCCCTCAGGCAGGCGGACGCCGGACATTATGAAGCGCTGATCGAGTTTGTCCGGAGCTGA
- a CDS encoding T9SS type A sorting domain-containing protein produces the protein MMIRVAVFLALIGAIVIAVPCVLHAGPTAYIGLYTDEERSNNTVIFSEMWEHFEVWVWVLPGDLGMMCTEFSVDHHDLVIVEGELFPNPECTVNMGNLFYPGGASICFGSCQYDWTWLYRISMYTQSMESGRIEIREHPDAGGLQIANCILPDYPIEEAFIYSEICYARSISPDDYMPIFTELSAPESVTVNITFDDTPAMDFPDFNIYSAADSTDTIQVMYVAHPTYYTWILSLGDPLVDGENYIIEATSFCTYIPSPCGWASYHCYDPQAQFEYHSPVATMLQSFAATPSAAIVELKWEISSIDRGVEFVVFRQKGRGAFDEIERGSFGSGGLVGSGAMTFEYIDETILPGCCYRYRVEYILDGESHVLFITEPVETPAAALSLEQNHPNPFNPSTTISYNLPATGFVSIEIFDVTGRRVKTLVSDVKNPGPHRIEWNGLDETGMRVVSGVYFYRLRAGKEELTKKMVLMR, from the coding sequence ATGATGATCAGAGTGGCAGTTTTCCTGGCCCTGATCGGAGCTATCGTAATCGCCGTTCCGTGCGTGTTACACGCCGGGCCAACTGCATACATCGGACTTTATACCGATGAGGAGCGTTCGAACAACACGGTCATCTTCTCAGAAATGTGGGAACATTTCGAAGTATGGGTCTGGGTTCTGCCTGGTGACCTTGGGATGATGTGCACCGAATTCTCTGTCGATCATCATGATCTGGTAATCGTAGAGGGTGAACTATTTCCCAATCCCGAATGTACTGTTAACATGGGGAATCTGTTCTATCCGGGTGGTGCATCGATCTGTTTCGGGAGTTGCCAGTACGATTGGACATGGCTCTACAGGATCAGCATGTACACACAATCAATGGAGTCCGGTCGTATTGAGATCAGAGAACATCCTGATGCGGGAGGTCTTCAAATCGCCAATTGTATCCTTCCTGATTATCCCATTGAGGAAGCGTTCATTTATAGTGAGATATGTTATGCAAGATCTATTTCCCCCGATGATTATATGCCGATTTTTACTGAGCTAAGCGCACCGGAATCAGTGACAGTGAATATCACGTTCGATGATACTCCCGCAATGGATTTTCCTGATTTTAATATCTATAGTGCCGCTGACTCGACGGATACCATACAGGTTATGTATGTTGCCCACCCCACCTATTACACATGGATCCTTTCGCTTGGAGATCCTCTGGTAGATGGCGAGAATTACATCATAGAGGCAACTTCTTTTTGTACTTATATTCCCAGTCCTTGTGGATGGGCTTCTTACCACTGTTATGATCCCCAGGCTCAGTTTGAGTACCACAGCCCTGTCGCGACGATGCTCCAGTCGTTTGCCGCAACGCCATCCGCAGCGATTGTCGAGCTCAAATGGGAGATCTCATCGATCGATCGGGGTGTAGAATTTGTCGTTTTCCGGCAGAAGGGCAGAGGAGCATTCGATGAAATCGAGAGAGGATCGTTCGGTTCAGGTGGGCTGGTGGGCTCCGGTGCCATGACGTTCGAATATATCGACGAGACCATCCTGCCCGGCTGCTGCTACAGGTACAGGGTCGAATATATTCTTGATGGTGAATCGCACGTTCTCTTTATAACGGAGCCAGTCGAGACTCCTGCCGCTGCTCTCTCGCTCGAGCAGAACCATCCGAACCCGTTCAATCCGTCCACTACTATAAGCTACAACCTGCCGGCAACGGGGTTCGTGAGCATCGAGATATTCGATGTGACAGGCAGGAGAGTAAAAACGCTGGTAAGTGATGTCAAGAACCCGGGTCCGCACCGTATCGAATGGAACGGGCTGGACGAAACAGGCATGCGAGTCGTATCGGGCGTCTATTTCTACCGCCTCCGTGCTGGCAAGGAAGAGCTTACGAAGAAAATGGTGCTGATGCGGTGA
- a CDS encoding oligopeptide transporter, OPT family has product MNQHKPYVPADTVIKDFNPKTVILGILLGAIFGSANAYLGLRVGLTISTAIPLAVVSVALLKILTPIFGKPTILECNISQTTGSASSSLASGLIFTIPALYIWGYDAPLIQITLLAICGGVLGVLFMIPLRNFLIVKEHDTLPYPEGTASAEVLIVATGGGGASASSVFKGLGIGALYKGLISFLYLWPSNVSITLPFIKKAVVGVSTTPALLGVGYILGRRIGAIMVGGGLVSWVLLIPVIAWKFGNMEIWPNTLAYLQSKGLDPSVTTIGELSPQQIWDGYIRIIGAGAVAAAGIITVIKSIPTMIGSLKIGIRELRTSAAELDAGRLRTERDLSIKYVILGVAFVVLMVTFIPGIIGNETHIIMRFFSALAIAIFAFAFVTVSSRIVGMIGVSSNPTSGMAIVTLLGTGLIFKMLGWTDLTGKITALTIGTIVCIAASIAGDISQDLKTGFIIGATPRKQQISELLGAVGSAFFVCLAIFYLGKAYGFGSAELPAPQATLMKTVLDGVLDGNLRWDLVGIGAAFSIVIMLCKIPPLPFAVGVYLPLNTMTPVFIGGLLRHMIDKKHKSKKEGAEKTGDHGILIGSGLIAGEGLLGVVIAVIAVIMTKAPKFLVIDYSPEWLGQIVSAVIFGGLGWYLYRMADKSKKKA; this is encoded by the coding sequence GTGAACCAACACAAACCTTACGTGCCGGCCGATACCGTCATTAAGGATTTCAATCCGAAGACAGTCATACTGGGAATATTGCTCGGTGCCATCTTCGGCAGCGCGAACGCCTATCTCGGGCTGCGGGTCGGATTGACCATCAGCACCGCGATACCGCTGGCGGTCGTCTCGGTGGCGCTCCTCAAGATACTTACCCCGATATTCGGCAAGCCGACTATCCTGGAATGCAATATCTCACAGACTACCGGCTCGGCAAGCTCGTCGCTCGCCTCAGGACTGATCTTTACGATACCTGCATTATATATCTGGGGGTACGACGCGCCCCTTATACAGATCACTCTGCTGGCGATATGCGGAGGTGTTCTGGGTGTCCTCTTCATGATCCCGCTGAGGAATTTTCTCATCGTAAAGGAACACGATACTCTCCCATACCCTGAGGGCACGGCAAGCGCGGAAGTCCTTATCGTCGCTACCGGCGGAGGCGGCGCATCAGCATCGAGTGTATTCAAGGGCCTCGGTATAGGAGCCCTGTACAAGGGTCTGATCTCATTTCTCTATCTGTGGCCGTCGAATGTATCGATCACCCTGCCGTTCATCAAAAAAGCGGTAGTCGGAGTCTCGACGACCCCGGCTCTACTCGGTGTCGGATATATACTCGGCCGGCGTATCGGCGCCATCATGGTCGGGGGTGGGCTCGTCTCCTGGGTCCTGCTGATACCGGTCATAGCGTGGAAGTTCGGCAATATGGAGATCTGGCCGAATACTCTTGCCTATCTCCAGTCAAAGGGGCTCGACCCCTCCGTGACCACGATAGGGGAACTGTCACCCCAGCAGATATGGGACGGCTACATCAGGATCATCGGTGCTGGCGCCGTGGCTGCAGCCGGCATAATCACCGTGATCAAATCGATTCCGACCATGATCGGTTCACTGAAGATCGGCATCAGGGAGCTGCGCACCAGCGCCGCCGAGCTTGATGCCGGCAGGCTTCGCACAGAGAGGGACCTCTCGATAAAGTATGTCATCCTCGGTGTCGCATTCGTGGTGCTGATGGTTACTTTCATTCCCGGGATCATCGGAAACGAGACGCATATCATCATGCGTTTCTTCAGTGCACTGGCGATAGCGATCTTTGCCTTCGCCTTCGTGACGGTGTCGTCTAGGATCGTGGGAATGATCGGTGTCTCCTCGAACCCGACATCCGGGATGGCCATCGTGACTCTTCTCGGAACGGGATTGATATTCAAGATGTTAGGATGGACCGATCTCACGGGGAAGATCACCGCGCTGACAATAGGTACAATTGTCTGCATCGCCGCGTCTATCGCAGGCGATATCTCGCAGGACCTCAAGACAGGGTTCATAATAGGCGCGACACCACGAAAGCAGCAGATCAGCGAACTGCTCGGCGCAGTAGGTTCGGCCTTCTTTGTCTGTCTTGCCATATTCTATCTGGGCAAGGCCTATGGGTTCGGATCGGCCGAACTCCCGGCTCCACAGGCAACCTTGATGAAAACGGTACTCGACGGGGTGCTTGACGGAAACCTCCGCTGGGACCTTGTCGGGATCGGAGCTGCATTTTCCATAGTGATCATGCTCTGCAAGATCCCGCCCCTGCCGTTCGCCGTCGGTGTCTACCTTCCTCTTAATACGATGACACCGGTTTTCATTGGAGGCCTTCTGCGGCACATGATCGACAAAAAGCACAAAAGCAAGAAAGAAGGCGCTGAAAAGACCGGAGACCATGGCATACTGATCGGAAGCGGCCTGATCGCCGGGGAGGGGCTGCTCGGTGTGGTGATCGCGGTGATTGCCGTGATAATGACAAAGGCGCCGAAGTTCCTCGTGATCGATTATTCGCCGGAATGGCTCGGTCAGATAGTCTCCGCCGTCATCTTCGGAGGCCTCGGCTGGTACCTGTACCGGATGGCTGACAAGTCTAAGAAGAAAGCCTGA
- a CDS encoding YggS family pyridoxal phosphate-dependent enzyme — translation MSIKENFERVRDRVAAAAVGAGRTPEEITIIGVTKTHGPGTVVEAIKAGVTDVGENRVQEFLSKVDDVELDVRWHLIGHLQTNKVNKVIGRFAMIHSVDSLNLAEKLSNAGEKEGVLTDILLEVNTSGEESKFGLVPEETTEICERVSKLPAVNLKGLMTVGPWVDDTAVLSKAFSSLRLLAEKIDAVKIDNISMDHLSMGMTDDFEIAIAEGATMIRPGRVIFGERGTF, via the coding sequence ATGTCGATCAAGGAAAATTTCGAGAGAGTCAGAGACCGGGTCGCCGCCGCGGCGGTCGGTGCCGGACGTACTCCCGAAGAGATCACGATAATCGGTGTTACCAAGACGCACGGGCCCGGGACGGTCGTCGAAGCGATTAAGGCCGGAGTAACAGATGTCGGCGAGAACCGTGTGCAGGAGTTTCTGTCGAAGGTGGATGATGTGGAGCTTGATGTCCGCTGGCACCTTATAGGTCATCTGCAGACAAACAAGGTGAACAAGGTGATCGGCCGCTTCGCCATGATCCATTCGGTAGATTCATTGAATCTGGCTGAAAAGTTAAGCAACGCGGGAGAGAAAGAGGGAGTACTTACCGATATCCTTCTCGAAGTCAACACGAGCGGGGAGGAGTCGAAATTCGGACTGGTACCGGAAGAGACGACAGAGATCTGTGAACGTGTATCAAAATTGCCGGCCGTGAACCTCAAGGGGCTCATGACTGTAGGACCCTGGGTAGATGACACAGCTGTCCTTTCGAAAGCTTTTTCCAGCCTTCGTCTTCTGGCTGAAAAGATCGACGCGGTGAAGATCGATAATATATCCATGGATCATCTGTCTATGGGGATGACCGATGATTTCGAGATCGCGATAGCAGAGGGCGCGACGATGATACGCCCGGGAAGGGTGATATTCGGGGAACGCGGGACTTTCTGA
- a CDS encoding YggT family protein, whose protein sequence is MFITDVFGLIIAFLNVITFLLLIYLFLQAISDDRSRVLGVLDKVFSPVLQPLRKVLPSWRIDISPAILALALQIAAVILKRMW, encoded by the coding sequence TTGTTTATAACGGACGTATTTGGACTGATAATTGCTTTTTTGAATGTGATCACATTCCTGTTGCTGATATACCTGTTTCTGCAGGCGATCAGCGATGACAGGAGCAGGGTGCTGGGGGTATTGGACAAGGTGTTTTCTCCCGTGCTTCAGCCACTGAGAAAAGTCCTGCCCTCATGGAGGATAGATATTTCTCCGGCAATCCTGGCCCTGGCCCTGCAGATAGCAGCGGTAATACTGAAAAGGATGTGGTAG
- a CDS encoding DivIVA domain-containing protein — MRITPLDIRKQEFKKTMRGLDSDEVYAFLNTVAEEYETVLSDNKRLRERIVELEERLKEFKSMETNLRNTLLTAERITAEAKENARKEAGLIVREAEVEAEKAAETIRAHTQQLRREILELKKNKDNYITRMRTLLDSHQNVISGFEDDFAEVDNEIEKIGRKVEEDTNSVVPGPRMTRDRITEDFAHEEKQEETDKVTWDDEQRREDIPRPSMPAPPHEAGASPEKKNSAPREEAAGTMNVPTSQQIEMEPVAAPRDEISAANAEATRVDFAGVDAEKIEIADEGNPGLDGHFNENDVRRNVARSIEDSMYPEAHIDEQKQAAGQGAPAGPVMESQPQAQPSMQQPPAMTSVAQGQAPAPQCETDATGTAVQDVPPAPETTQQDMQQPVQQMPENTPDQTVQIQDQPAAADQPKSDDWKSYEVNNAKPDWSNYQIDGSQQQQPTSEPQPPAPAIHQSDASDVEVEEALSGLEEMGQEQQQAPVQEVQAPQQPAKAETQVKPEAQVETEGSEEDSSSTWSMEELRKNLTNIDRED, encoded by the coding sequence ATGAGGATTACACCTCTCGATATCCGGAAGCAGGAATTTAAGAAGACTATGAGAGGTCTTGATTCGGACGAGGTCTACGCGTTTCTGAACACTGTCGCCGAGGAGTACGAGACCGTGCTTTCCGACAACAAGAGACTTCGTGAGCGTATCGTCGAACTCGAGGAACGTCTCAAGGAATTCAAAAGCATGGAGACCAATCTTCGGAATACTCTTCTGACCGCGGAACGGATCACGGCGGAGGCAAAAGAGAATGCCCGCAAGGAAGCCGGGCTCATCGTACGAGAGGCCGAAGTCGAGGCGGAAAAGGCCGCCGAGACGATCCGTGCCCACACTCAGCAGCTTCGCAGGGAAATACTGGAACTCAAGAAGAACAAGGACAACTATATCACTCGGATGAGGACTCTTCTGGATAGCCACCAGAACGTGATCAGCGGTTTCGAGGACGATTTTGCCGAAGTCGACAATGAGATCGAGAAGATCGGCCGGAAAGTCGAAGAGGATACGAACAGTGTCGTTCCGGGACCCAGGATGACGAGGGACAGGATCACCGAGGATTTTGCGCACGAAGAAAAACAGGAAGAAACGGACAAGGTGACCTGGGACGACGAGCAGAGGAGAGAGGATATCCCGAGGCCCTCGATGCCCGCGCCGCCGCACGAGGCCGGAGCCTCTCCGGAGAAAAAGAACTCAGCGCCCAGGGAAGAGGCAGCCGGGACGATGAACGTTCCGACATCACAGCAGATCGAGATGGAACCTGTCGCGGCTCCGCGTGATGAGATCTCTGCGGCAAACGCGGAAGCGACACGTGTCGATTTTGCCGGTGTGGATGCCGAGAAGATAGAGATAGCTGATGAAGGTAATCCTGGGTTGGATGGTCATTTCAATGAAAATGATGTTCGCAGAAATGTTGCAAGGAGCATTGAAGACAGCATGTATCCTGAGGCTCATATCGACGAGCAGAAGCAGGCTGCGGGACAGGGCGCGCCTGCCGGGCCAGTCATGGAATCACAGCCCCAGGCACAGCCGTCGATGCAGCAGCCTCCAGCAATGACATCGGTCGCTCAGGGCCAGGCACCTGCTCCGCAGTGCGAGACCGATGCTACGGGAACTGCCGTTCAGGATGTTCCCCCGGCTCCGGAGACAACGCAGCAGGATATGCAGCAGCCGGTTCAGCAGATGCCGGAAAATACTCCTGATCAGACTGTCCAGATCCAGGACCAACCGGCCGCCGCGGACCAGCCAAAAAGCGATGACTGGAAATCATACGAAGTGAACAATGCGAAACCGGACTGGAGTAATTATCAGATAGATGGCTCACAGCAGCAGCAGCCCACATCGGAACCTCAGCCGCCGGCTCCGGCCATCCATCAGAGTGATGCAAGCGATGTCGAAGTCGAAGAGGCACTTTCGGGGTTGGAAGAGATGGGGCAGGAACAGCAGCAGGCGCCCGTGCAGGAGGTACAGGCTCCCCAGCAGCCGGCAAAAGCGGAAACTCAAGTAAAGCCGGAAGCTCAGGTGGAGACAGAAGGTAGCGAAGAAGATTCCTCTTCGACCTGGTCGATGGAGGAATTGCGAAAGAACCTGACCAACATTGACAGGGAGGATTAG
- a CDS encoding purine-nucleoside phosphorylase encodes MTELYNQIKESVTYIRKQTKIRPSFGIVLGSGLGGLARKIKVSLKIPYGDIPNFPVSTVKGLHAGNLLFGEIGGRKVVAMEGRIHYYEGYTMRQVTFPVRVMKALGARSLILTSAVGGMNPDQPPGSIIAVTDHINLMGDNPLIGPNDERLGPRFPDMSEPYNRKYISILEKTALDLKIPLKRGVLVAVAGPNLETAAEYRFLRRIGADIVGMSMIPENLAAVHSGMKVLGISVVTDEALPDCLKPADIREIIATAKKGEVVLCRLVEGFLKRV; translated from the coding sequence GTGACTGAACTTTACAATCAGATCAAAGAAAGTGTGACCTATATAAGGAAACAGACGAAGATCCGTCCTTCATTCGGCATCGTCCTGGGAAGCGGACTGGGTGGGCTGGCCAGGAAAATAAAAGTCAGTCTGAAGATACCTTATGGAGATATCCCCAATTTTCCTGTGTCGACGGTCAAGGGCCTGCACGCGGGCAACCTGCTGTTCGGTGAGATAGGTGGCAGGAAGGTAGTGGCAATGGAGGGGCGCATACATTATTACGAGGGTTACACGATGCGCCAGGTGACATTTCCGGTAAGAGTGATGAAGGCGCTCGGCGCCCGCTCGCTCATTCTGACCTCCGCGGTCGGAGGAATGAATCCTGATCAGCCGCCCGGCTCGATCATCGCCGTCACGGATCATATTAACCTGATGGGGGACAATCCACTGATCGGTCCGAACGACGAACGGCTGGGGCCGAGATTCCCGGATATGAGTGAGCCATATAACAGGAAATATATCTCGATCCTTGAAAAAACGGCTCTGGACCTGAAAATCCCTCTGAAAAGGGGCGTGCTTGTCGCTGTGGCTGGACCAAACCTGGAAACTGCGGCTGAATATCGGTTTCTCCGGCGGATCGGGGCTGACATCGTAGGGATGTCGATGATCCCTGAAAATCTGGCAGCAGTGCATTCAGGGATGAAAGTGCTTGGAATATCTGTAGTTACCGACGAAGCACTGCCTGATTGCCTCAAGCCTGCCGATATAAGGGAGATTATCGCCACGGCGAAAAAGGGAGAGGTGGTCCTCTGCCGACTCGTGGAGGGCTTTCTCAAACGAGTATAG
- the ileS gene encoding isoleucine--tRNA ligase translates to MADDNTRKRYDDIPSQRESVDAEASILEYWEKHDIFRRSIDEKPADNPFVFYEGPPTANGRPGVHHAMARTIKDIVCRHWTMRGHRVVRKAGWDTHGLPVEIEVEKKLGLDGKDQIEKFGIAGFNAECRKSVFTYLDEWHEFTRKLGYWVDLDDPYITCTNEYIESVWWILKQFWDQDMLFEGHKIIPYCPRCGTSLSSHEVSQGYKDVSDPSIFIKLKIVDDEAYFLVWTTTPWTLISNVALAVGGDHDYVRVLHNGEELIFAEDLLHVLEGDYEVLSKVKGVDLVGKKYEPCFPWFKDAEGAFRVVAADFVTLTDGTGIVHTAPAFGEEDYKLGQKEGLPFVQPVDSEGKFTDEVEKWAGRHIKECDPEIIEDLSKRNLLYRAGEISHSYPFCWRCDSALIYYARRSWYIRTTAFKDLLIETNKKVSWYPPEVGENRFARWLEGNVDWALSRERYWGTPLNIWVCDSCEEKYCVGNMAELRSISEEIPEDFDLHKPYIDDLDVGCPECGGKMTRVPEVIDCWFDSGAMPFAQYHYPMENMDLLKKQYPSAFISEGLDQTRGWFYSLLAIGAFLTKQSPYERCLPHGMILDKSGQKMSKSRGNAVFASDVLKSDGADSLRWYLMTSGAPYLPKKFDSEAMKEGANKFLGTLRNLYSFFAMYAEIDGFEPKGEIDGSNMIDRWILSRYNTTVRDVRKSLEDYELTKAARAIQVFVIDELSNWYLRRCRRRFWKNEMSGDKLAAYETFYHVLEGISRLAAPFVPFLAEAVYQGLKGVDTSADEGVSVHLADFPEVAESMIHEQLEKNMDGVRKVVTTGRAVRNKAGIKVRTPLVEMLVHSSRGEDLAWTKDEELPALVLEELNVKKISPVEDTGDFIQSNVKPDYSVLGKRFGKTMKAAANVLENLSEQSVAEIVEKGKVEVEIDEKKEVISLEEVQILKETADGYAAETEGDLTVILDIRLTPDLIKEGMARDLVNRIQNLRKESGFEVSDRIELSYYAAEEVKEVLESFGRHICEETLAESLSEGQVDWEFNTEFKLDEYEVRLWVRLA, encoded by the coding sequence ATGGCCGATGATAACACCAGAAAACGTTATGACGATATTCCATCCCAGCGAGAATCGGTTGATGCGGAAGCTTCTATTCTCGAGTACTGGGAGAAACACGATATATTCAGGCGGAGCATAGACGAAAAACCGGCTGACAACCCCTTCGTGTTCTACGAAGGGCCGCCCACAGCGAATGGCAGGCCTGGCGTTCATCATGCTATGGCGAGGACGATCAAGGATATCGTATGCAGGCACTGGACGATGCGCGGGCATCGGGTCGTCAGGAAAGCCGGGTGGGACACACATGGGCTTCCTGTAGAGATCGAAGTCGAGAAGAAGCTGGGCCTTGACGGCAAGGACCAGATCGAAAAATTTGGAATTGCCGGGTTCAACGCAGAGTGCCGCAAGAGCGTGTTCACATATCTCGACGAATGGCATGAGTTTACCCGCAAGCTTGGGTATTGGGTGGATCTCGATGACCCCTATATCACATGCACCAACGAATACATCGAATCGGTATGGTGGATCCTGAAACAGTTCTGGGATCAGGATATGCTTTTCGAGGGCCACAAGATCATTCCCTATTGTCCGAGATGCGGCACTTCGCTCTCGAGCCATGAGGTATCCCAGGGGTATAAGGATGTTTCCGACCCCTCGATCTTCATCAAATTGAAGATCGTCGATGATGAAGCGTATTTTCTTGTCTGGACGACGACTCCCTGGACCCTGATCTCGAATGTAGCCCTTGCGGTCGGCGGAGATCATGATTATGTCCGGGTGCTGCACAATGGTGAAGAGCTGATTTTTGCAGAAGACCTTCTTCATGTCCTCGAAGGTGATTATGAGGTGCTCAGCAAGGTCAAGGGCGTGGATCTGGTTGGGAAAAAATACGAGCCCTGTTTTCCGTGGTTCAAGGATGCCGAGGGGGCTTTCAGGGTAGTGGCCGCCGATTTCGTAACTCTCACCGATGGCACCGGGATCGTCCACACAGCTCCGGCGTTCGGTGAGGAAGATTATAAGCTCGGCCAGAAAGAAGGGTTGCCGTTTGTACAGCCTGTCGACTCGGAGGGAAAATTCACCGACGAGGTCGAAAAATGGGCGGGGCGTCATATCAAGGAATGTGACCCGGAGATCATCGAGGATCTCAGCAAAAGAAATCTACTATACAGGGCCGGAGAGATATCCCACTCCTATCCTTTCTGTTGGAGATGTGATTCGGCGCTTATCTATTACGCGCGTCGATCCTGGTACATAAGAACGACTGCCTTCAAGGATCTTCTTATCGAAACAAACAAGAAGGTCAGCTGGTATCCGCCCGAGGTCGGTGAGAACAGGTTTGCAAGGTGGCTCGAGGGTAATGTCGACTGGGCGCTCAGCAGAGAGCGTTACTGGGGCACGCCTCTGAACATATGGGTCTGTGATTCCTGCGAAGAGAAATACTGTGTCGGGAATATGGCCGAGCTTCGTTCGATCAGTGAAGAGATCCCCGAGGACTTCGATCTGCATAAGCCGTACATCGATGATCTGGATGTCGGTTGTCCCGAGTGTGGAGGAAAAATGACCCGGGTGCCCGAAGTGATCGACTGCTGGTTCGATTCGGGAGCGATGCCGTTTGCGCAGTACCATTATCCTATGGAGAATATGGACCTTCTGAAGAAACAGTACCCTTCGGCCTTTATCAGCGAGGGTCTCGATCAGACGAGGGGCTGGTTCTATTCACTGCTGGCGATCGGTGCGTTTCTTACGAAGCAGAGTCCATACGAGAGGTGTCTCCCTCACGGGATGATCCTCGACAAGAGCGGTCAGAAGATGAGCAAGAGCCGCGGCAACGCGGTCTTCGCCAGTGATGTATTGAAGAGCGATGGTGCTGATTCTCTCAGGTGGTATCTGATGACGAGCGGGGCTCCATACCTGCCCAAGAAGTTCGATTCCGAGGCGATGAAGGAAGGGGCAAACAAGTTCCTGGGTACTCTGAGAAACCTCTATTCGTTCTTTGCCATGTACGCCGAGATCGACGGTTTCGAGCCAAAGGGCGAGATCGACGGCAGTAACATGATCGACCGCTGGATACTTTCGCGCTACAATACCACTGTCCGCGATGTCAGAAAGTCGCTCGAGGACTACGAGCTCACGAAAGCGGCAAGGGCCATTCAGGTATTCGTCATCGACGAATTGAGCAACTGGTATCTGAGAAGGTGCCGCAGGCGTTTCTGGAAGAATGAGATGAGTGGCGACAAACTGGCCGCCTATGAGACGTTCTACCATGTGCTGGAAGGTATCTCCAGGCTTGCAGCGCCGTTCGTGCCCTTCCTCGCCGAAGCCGTTTACCAGGGACTCAAGGGTGTAGATACCTCGGCTGACGAGGGTGTAAGCGTCCATCTGGCCGACTTTCCTGAAGTGGCTGAATCAATGATCCACGAGCAACTGGAGAAGAATATGGACGGGGTCCGCAAGGTCGTGACTACAGGCCGCGCGGTAAGGAACAAGGCGGGTATCAAGGTCCGCACACCCCTGGTGGAGATGCTCGTGCACAGCAGCCGTGGCGAGGATCTCGCCTGGACGAAAGACGAGGAACTCCCCGCGCTCGTTCTCGAAGAGCTCAATGTCAAGAAGATCTCGCCGGTAGAAGATACCGGTGATTTTATACAGTCGAACGTAAAACCTGACTACTCTGTACTCGGCAAACGCTTCGGCAAGACGATGAAGGCTGCTGCAAACGTGCTGGAAAACCTCAGTGAGCAGAGCGTGGCTGAAATCGTTGAAAAGGGTAAGGTAGAAGTAGAGATAGACGAGAAGAAGGAAGTGATCTCCCTGGAGGAGGTACAGATCCTCAAGGAGACCGCCGATGGGTATGCGGCCGAGACGGAGGGAGACCTGACGGTTATCCTTGATATTCGACTCACGCCTGACCTTATTAAGGAAGGAATGGCAAGAGACCTTGTCAATCGGATCCAGAACCTCAGGAAAGAATCGGGATTCGAGGTCAGTGACCGAATCGAGCTTTCATACTATGCGGCGGAGGAAGTGAAGGAAGTGCTGGAATCGTTCGGCAGGCATATCTGCGAAGAGACACTTGCCGAGTCGCTTTCGGAGGGACAGGTAGACTGGGAGTTTAATACAGAATTTAAACTCGATGAATACGAAGTACGGCTCTGGGTAAGATTGGCTTGA